A stretch of the Streptosporangium sp. NBC_01755 genome encodes the following:
- the rimP gene encoding ribosome maturation factor RimP translates to MGSATSRDRLIKLLEPVVGAEGLDLEDVTVTPAGKRRLLRVVVDRDGGVSLDDVAEVSLAVSATLDADDAMGTTPYVLEVSSPGVDRPLTEPRHWRRAVRRLVKADLRDGTAVEGRIVATDETGVELDVDGAPRRIDYEDLTRGRVQVEFRRLDDAEDDGEDGDEG, encoded by the coding sequence ATGGGCAGCGCCACATCCCGCGACCGCCTGATCAAGCTTCTGGAACCTGTCGTCGGAGCCGAGGGGCTCGACTTGGAGGACGTCACGGTCACCCCCGCGGGCAAGCGGCGGCTGTTGCGTGTCGTCGTCGACCGTGACGGCGGCGTGAGCCTCGACGACGTCGCGGAGGTCAGCCTCGCGGTCTCGGCGACGCTGGACGCCGACGACGCGATGGGAACCACCCCGTACGTGCTGGAGGTCTCCTCTCCGGGAGTCGACCGTCCGCTCACCGAGCCGCGCCACTGGCGCCGCGCGGTGCGGAGGCTGGTCAAGGCCGACCTGCGGGACGGCACCGCCGTGGAGGGCCGGATCGTCGCCACCGACGAGACCGGCGTGGAGCTGGACGTCGACGGCGCGCCGCGCCGCATCGACTATGAGGACCTGACCCGAGGACGGGTTCAGGTGGAATTCCGCCGGCTCGACGACGCCGAAGACGACGGCGAAGACGGCGACGAGGGCTAA